The proteins below are encoded in one region of Cucurbita pepo subsp. pepo cultivar mu-cu-16 chromosome LG10, ASM280686v2, whole genome shotgun sequence:
- the LOC111803420 gene encoding uncharacterized protein LOC111803420 isoform X2 → MSTRTVGRVSRQDIQFVRSLIERCLQLDMNRKEVVETLLNHEKIDPGFTEHVWQKLEEENQEFFNAYYLRLMMKSQIIEFNRLLEQQARMMHQIHPCAVTALSSSNGSHVQPIHQSCYALEHTGPALKQDDTDHPVGVSLGNVYTNGTQPVHSTIHTTVDLPSHARNDAAPQSSNVGLFQGMNGGIIKVETGYSNSPPYMFGTEDNVLDARQSIGNASVASFASVDSNTSSFNESLLDTDPSSFGFINQITRNFSLSDLTADFSQGSDILESYARCPFLPTEAVNIIDTHENGDRLVNGWTMYQKA, encoded by the exons ATGTCAACCAGAACTGTGGGAAGGGTCTCACGTCAAGATATACAATTT GTGCGAAGTCTTATAGAGCGATGCCTTCAGCTTGATATGAACCGAAAAGAAGTTGTGGAAACCCTTCTGAATCATGAAAAAATTGACCCCGGTTTCACAGAACATG TGTGGCAGAAGCTTGAAGAGGAGAATCAAGAATTCTTCAATGCATATTATCTGAGATTGATGATGAAAAGCCAGATTATTGAATTCAACCGGTTGCTTGAACAGCAGGCAAGAATGATGCACCAGATACATCCTTGTGCGGTGACTGCATTATCTAGTTCTAATGGATCCCACGTCCAACCTA TACACCAGAGCTGCTACGCACTAGAGCATACAGGACCTGCTTTGAAACAAGATGACACAGACCACCCTGTTGGTGTCAGCTTAGGCAATGTTTATACTAATGGTACCCAACCTGTTCACTCAACTATCCACACCACCGTGGATTTGCCTTCTCATGCCAGGAATGATGCTGCACCTCAGAGTTCAAATGTTGGTTTGTTTCAAGGAATGAATGGAGGAATTATCAAAGTAGAAACTGGATATTCAAACAGTCCTCCGTACATGTTTGGAACAGAGGACAATGTCCTTGATGCACGCCAATCAATTGGGAACGCGTCGGTTGCATCGTTTGCTAGTGTTGATTCCAACACATCATCCTTCAATGAATCACTTCTTGATACGGATCCTTCTTCATTTGGGTTCATTAATCAAATTACTAGGAATTTTAGTCTCTCAGATCTGACAGCAGACTTTTCTCAGGGTTCAG ATATACTAGAGAGCTATGCCAGATGCCCCTTTTTACCAACAGAGGCTGTTAACATCATTGATACTCATGAGAATGGAGACCGTCTTG TAAACGGTTGGACAATGTATCAGAAAGCTTGA
- the LOC111803420 gene encoding uncharacterized protein LOC111803420 isoform X3, which translates to MNRKEVVETLLNHEKIDPGFTEHVWQKLEEENQEFFNAYYLRLMMKSQIIEFNRLLEQQARMMHQIHPCAVTALSSSNGSHVQPIHQSCYALEHTGPALKQDDTDHPVGVSLGNVYTNGTQPVHSTIHTTVDLPSHARNDAAPQSSNVGLFQGMNGGIIKVETGYSNSPPYMFGTEDNVLDARQSIGNASVASFASVDSNTSSFNESLLDTDPSSFGFINQITRNFSLSDLTADFSQGSDILESYARCPFLPTEAVNIIDTHENGDRLDSKRLDNVSESLSFEDSRHN; encoded by the exons ATGAACCGAAAAGAAGTTGTGGAAACCCTTCTGAATCATGAAAAAATTGACCCCGGTTTCACAGAACATG TGTGGCAGAAGCTTGAAGAGGAGAATCAAGAATTCTTCAATGCATATTATCTGAGATTGATGATGAAAAGCCAGATTATTGAATTCAACCGGTTGCTTGAACAGCAGGCAAGAATGATGCACCAGATACATCCTTGTGCGGTGACTGCATTATCTAGTTCTAATGGATCCCACGTCCAACCTA TACACCAGAGCTGCTACGCACTAGAGCATACAGGACCTGCTTTGAAACAAGATGACACAGACCACCCTGTTGGTGTCAGCTTAGGCAATGTTTATACTAATGGTACCCAACCTGTTCACTCAACTATCCACACCACCGTGGATTTGCCTTCTCATGCCAGGAATGATGCTGCACCTCAGAGTTCAAATGTTGGTTTGTTTCAAGGAATGAATGGAGGAATTATCAAAGTAGAAACTGGATATTCAAACAGTCCTCCGTACATGTTTGGAACAGAGGACAATGTCCTTGATGCACGCCAATCAATTGGGAACGCGTCGGTTGCATCGTTTGCTAGTGTTGATTCCAACACATCATCCTTCAATGAATCACTTCTTGATACGGATCCTTCTTCATTTGGGTTCATTAATCAAATTACTAGGAATTTTAGTCTCTCAGATCTGACAGCAGACTTTTCTCAGGGTTCAG ATATACTAGAGAGCTATGCCAGATGCCCCTTTTTACCAACAGAGGCTGTTAACATCATTGATACTCATGAGAATGGAGACCGTCTTG ATAGTAAACGGTTGGACAATGTATCAGAAAGCTTGAGCTTCGAAGATTCAAGACACAATTAG
- the LOC111803420 gene encoding uncharacterized protein LOC111803420 isoform X1, producing MSTRTVGRVSRQDIQFVRSLIERCLQLDMNRKEVVETLLNHEKIDPGFTEHVWQKLEEENQEFFNAYYLRLMMKSQIIEFNRLLEQQARMMHQIHPCAVTALSSSNGSHVQPIHQSCYALEHTGPALKQDDTDHPVGVSLGNVYTNGTQPVHSTIHTTVDLPSHARNDAAPQSSNVGLFQGMNGGIIKVETGYSNSPPYMFGTEDNVLDARQSIGNASVASFASVDSNTSSFNESLLDTDPSSFGFINQITRNFSLSDLTADFSQGSDILESYARCPFLPTEAVNIIDTHENGDRLDSKRLDNVSESLSFEDSRHN from the exons ATGTCAACCAGAACTGTGGGAAGGGTCTCACGTCAAGATATACAATTT GTGCGAAGTCTTATAGAGCGATGCCTTCAGCTTGATATGAACCGAAAAGAAGTTGTGGAAACCCTTCTGAATCATGAAAAAATTGACCCCGGTTTCACAGAACATG TGTGGCAGAAGCTTGAAGAGGAGAATCAAGAATTCTTCAATGCATATTATCTGAGATTGATGATGAAAAGCCAGATTATTGAATTCAACCGGTTGCTTGAACAGCAGGCAAGAATGATGCACCAGATACATCCTTGTGCGGTGACTGCATTATCTAGTTCTAATGGATCCCACGTCCAACCTA TACACCAGAGCTGCTACGCACTAGAGCATACAGGACCTGCTTTGAAACAAGATGACACAGACCACCCTGTTGGTGTCAGCTTAGGCAATGTTTATACTAATGGTACCCAACCTGTTCACTCAACTATCCACACCACCGTGGATTTGCCTTCTCATGCCAGGAATGATGCTGCACCTCAGAGTTCAAATGTTGGTTTGTTTCAAGGAATGAATGGAGGAATTATCAAAGTAGAAACTGGATATTCAAACAGTCCTCCGTACATGTTTGGAACAGAGGACAATGTCCTTGATGCACGCCAATCAATTGGGAACGCGTCGGTTGCATCGTTTGCTAGTGTTGATTCCAACACATCATCCTTCAATGAATCACTTCTTGATACGGATCCTTCTTCATTTGGGTTCATTAATCAAATTACTAGGAATTTTAGTCTCTCAGATCTGACAGCAGACTTTTCTCAGGGTTCAG ATATACTAGAGAGCTATGCCAGATGCCCCTTTTTACCAACAGAGGCTGTTAACATCATTGATACTCATGAGAATGGAGACCGTCTTG ATAGTAAACGGTTGGACAATGTATCAGAAAGCTTGAGCTTCGAAGATTCAAGACACAATTAG